From the Leptospira biflexa serovar Patoc strain 'Patoc 1 (Paris)' genome, one window contains:
- a CDS encoding response regulator, with the protein MTSIVGNEKETDVKKILVVEDERIIAINICSTLKQYGYNAIYVSEANDAIEQIESEHFDLVLMDIMLNGPMDGIEIASKIKRTKEIPVIYLTAYSDEATINRAKTTEPFGYLIKPFNSRDLYISVEMAIYKSQVQKHIRVVESRLAENQKWETIALVASGISHEINNPLTSILNLADLIALEAKKNSNPSLKEKADKISEESERIAKIVKNLVSYSQSTSSQWTYSNLVSILNDTRSFLHQYFLKEGIQCELEMGDVPHVYCQPQKIKQVLLNLMQDARLRVNTREDSIGRKIAVSMSVVERDGNEFVQIQIKDNGAEDLMMGISQMNSLDVTRSIIAEHKGNLIREEPTSAWVFTLPIVKPV; encoded by the coding sequence ATGACATCAATTGTGGGAAATGAAAAAGAAACGGATGTAAAAAAGATCCTCGTTGTGGAAGACGAGAGGATCATTGCGATCAATATTTGTTCTACCTTAAAACAATATGGATACAATGCGATTTATGTATCCGAAGCCAATGATGCAATTGAACAGATTGAATCAGAACACTTTGATTTAGTTTTAATGGATATCATGTTAAATGGTCCGATGGATGGCATTGAAATCGCAAGTAAGATCAAACGAACCAAGGAAATTCCTGTCATTTATCTCACTGCCTATTCAGATGAAGCAACCATCAATCGCGCCAAAACGACGGAACCTTTCGGATATCTAATCAAACCATTCAATAGCAGGGATCTTTATATTTCGGTGGAAATGGCAATTTACAAATCCCAAGTGCAAAAACACATTCGAGTGGTGGAGAGTCGTTTGGCTGAAAATCAAAAATGGGAAACGATAGCCCTTGTTGCTTCGGGGATCTCTCATGAAATTAACAATCCACTCACTTCGATTCTCAATTTAGCAGATCTCATAGCATTAGAAGCAAAAAAAAACTCGAATCCTTCACTCAAAGAAAAGGCAGATAAAATCAGCGAAGAATCAGAACGAATCGCAAAGATTGTGAAAAACCTAGTTTCTTACTCCCAATCTACGAGTTCCCAATGGACCTATTCAAATTTAGTGAGCATCTTAAATGACACACGATCATTCCTACACCAATATTTTTTAAAGGAAGGGATCCAATGTGAATTGGAAATGGGAGATGTGCCTCATGTTTATTGCCAACCTCAAAAAATCAAACAAGTCCTTCTCAACTTGATGCAAGATGCAAGACTTCGTGTGAATACAAGGGAAGATTCCATAGGACGAAAGATAGCTGTTTCAATGTCAGTCGTGGAAAGAGATGGGAATGAATTTGTGCAGATCCAAATCAAAGACAATGGAGCTGAAGATTTGATGATGGGAATCTCCCAAATGAACTCACTAGATGTCACAAGGAGTATCATCGCCGAACACAAAGGTAATTTGATACGAGAAGAACCAACGTCTGCTTGGGTCTTCACTCTACCGATTGTCAAACCTGTTTGA
- a CDS encoding ATP-dependent helicase — protein METDLNEAQKQVVLAPKGPILVVAGAGTGKTKTLVHRLAHLVKNGTNPESILLLTFTRRAAKEMLGRASQILDHRMMSVRGGTFHSFCHLFLRKYANALSLDSHFTILDEEDTIGFVGMARDQVVTTGTKVRFPKKETLAEIFSSCFNLQVSLEKYLQKEYPMFLGITKEIQEIKTKFSDLKLKHNSLDFDDLLDFTRKLLMSDESIRERMSSVYEYILVDEYQDTNRIQAHIACLLASKHQNILVVGDDAQCIYGFRGASVHNMLDFPKIFPNTNTIQLTKNYRSVQPILNLANAVLEKSSENYKKNLVSAFPKNSKNPYLVQLPSLEEEAEWTSNQILELYEEGITLSEMAVLFRAGFSSHLLEVQLNSKKIPYRKYGGRRFFDLAHVKDMIAYLKIIENPKDILSWNRILLLEDQIGKKYSILLFKKLESNQFQWKDDEHFFLGLPETTKDSFLKLMHCLDSVSPVIHSTQQILERILAYYFPLLESNYDDAEKRKQDLDALVLLSKQEPKLSDYLSNLILNPVEGKEIGTSNEVEDEFLTLSTIHSAKGLEWKYVFTLQVVEGNLPHSRIRTTDELEEERRLFYVAITRAKEALFLTNPAFNDKNRFTPVSRFLSDLPKENQLLQFLDPKNAQSPKEIPKDGQKEPSNETFQNIQNYFLN, from the coding sequence GTGGAAACGGATTTAAATGAAGCCCAAAAGCAGGTGGTTTTAGCACCAAAAGGGCCTATTTTAGTGGTTGCGGGTGCAGGGACAGGGAAAACCAAAACCTTAGTTCATCGACTGGCCCACTTGGTAAAGAATGGTACAAATCCTGAATCCATCCTTCTTTTGACCTTCACACGGCGAGCAGCAAAAGAAATGTTAGGGAGGGCTTCTCAAATTTTGGATCACCGAATGATGTCTGTTCGAGGGGGAACTTTCCATTCGTTTTGCCATTTGTTTTTACGTAAGTATGCAAATGCCCTATCTCTAGATTCTCATTTTACGATCCTAGATGAAGAAGATACCATTGGTTTTGTGGGAATGGCAAGAGACCAAGTGGTCACAACTGGAACAAAAGTTCGATTCCCCAAAAAAGAAACACTGGCAGAAATCTTTTCTTCTTGTTTTAACTTACAAGTCTCACTCGAAAAATACTTACAAAAAGAATACCCAATGTTTCTTGGAATCACAAAAGAAATCCAAGAAATCAAAACAAAGTTTAGTGATCTGAAATTAAAACACAACTCTCTTGATTTTGATGATTTATTAGACTTCACTCGAAAATTATTGATGTCAGATGAATCCATTCGTGAGCGAATGTCTTCTGTTTATGAATACATTTTAGTAGATGAATACCAAGATACGAATCGTATCCAAGCTCATATCGCTTGTTTACTTGCAAGTAAACACCAAAACATTTTGGTTGTAGGTGACGATGCTCAATGCATCTACGGATTTCGAGGTGCTAGTGTTCACAATATGTTGGATTTTCCCAAAATTTTTCCGAACACAAATACCATCCAACTGACCAAAAATTACCGAAGTGTTCAGCCGATTCTGAATCTTGCAAATGCTGTTTTAGAAAAGAGTTCTGAGAATTACAAAAAAAATCTTGTATCCGCTTTTCCTAAAAATTCCAAGAATCCTTACTTAGTACAACTTCCGTCTTTGGAAGAAGAAGCGGAATGGACAAGCAATCAAATTTTGGAACTCTATGAGGAAGGGATAACTTTGTCAGAAATGGCAGTTTTGTTTCGTGCTGGTTTTTCATCCCACCTACTCGAAGTTCAACTAAACTCCAAAAAAATTCCATATCGGAAATATGGTGGAAGGCGATTTTTTGATTTGGCCCATGTGAAAGACATGATCGCCTATTTAAAGATCATTGAAAATCCAAAAGATATTTTGTCTTGGAACCGAATTTTACTATTAGAAGATCAGATCGGAAAAAAATATTCGATTCTTTTATTCAAAAAATTAGAATCCAATCAATTCCAATGGAAAGACGATGAACATTTTTTCCTAGGATTACCTGAGACGACAAAGGATTCTTTCTTGAAACTCATGCACTGTTTGGATTCTGTATCACCTGTCATTCATTCCACACAACAAATTCTCGAACGTATCCTTGCCTATTATTTTCCTCTTTTGGAATCCAACTACGATGATGCAGAAAAACGAAAACAAGACCTTGATGCATTGGTTCTTTTATCCAAACAGGAACCAAAATTATCTGATTATTTATCCAACCTAATCTTAAATCCTGTGGAAGGAAAAGAAATCGGAACTTCCAATGAGGTGGAGGATGAGTTTCTCACCTTATCCACCATCCATTCTGCAAAAGGATTGGAATGGAAGTATGTGTTTACCTTGCAAGTAGTAGAAGGAAATTTACCACATAGCCGCATTCGTACGACAGATGAATTGGAAGAAGAAAGACGTTTGTTTTATGTGGCAATTACGAGAGCAAAAGAAGCCCTTTTTCTTACAAATCCAGCCTTTAACGACAAAAATCGATTTACGCCCGTTAGTCGTTTTTTATCGGACTTACCAAAAGAAAATCAATTATTACAATTTTTAGATCCCAAAAATGCACAAAGTCCAAAAGAAATCCCAAAGGATGGCCAAAAAGAGCCTTCAAACGAAACCTTCCAAAACATACAAAACTACTTTTTGAATTGA
- a CDS encoding MORN repeat-containing protein, producing MKNHYQTIIISSLSLLLSFACASSDPKDASDAKNQDTKSNSRNVNLEDPEKGGKKFGCIEGNCVNGVGKYVYENGDIYTGSFKNDLRDGTGSFVYADGEKFNGTYAEDKKQGPGEYNFKNGDKYVGEFQNGQINGKGTYSFKDGKSVSGDFTSDGQEGIGVLLEEGKSRNCKISGRKLLCE from the coding sequence ATGAAGAACCATTACCAAACCATAATCATCAGTTCACTATCGTTATTATTATCCTTCGCCTGTGCATCTAGTGATCCAAAAGACGCAAGCGATGCAAAAAACCAAGATACAAAATCAAACTCTCGTAACGTAAATTTAGAGGATCCTGAAAAAGGTGGCAAAAAATTTGGCTGCATTGAAGGAAACTGTGTGAATGGAGTTGGTAAATATGTTTATGAGAATGGAGATATATATACCGGTTCATTTAAAAATGATTTGAGGGACGGAACGGGAAGTTTTGTCTACGCAGATGGTGAAAAATTTAACGGAACCTATGCGGAAGATAAAAAACAAGGTCCTGGCGAATACAACTTCAAGAATGGAGACAAATACGTTGGTGAGTTCCAAAATGGACAGATCAACGGAAAAGGTACGTATAGTTTTAAAGATGGGAAATCAGTTTCAGGTGATTTTACCTCCGATGGCCAAGAAGGGATCGGAGTTCTCTTAGAGGAGGGTAAATCCAGAAATTGTAAAATTTCAGGAAGGAAATTATTATGTGAATGA
- a CDS encoding M48 family metallopeptidase, with protein MKGIKILLFIVLSFVQCNTSPTGRRQITLVGDEEMNEMGAQAFLDLKSKTPIDPRPNTNGYVKCIVQNQLTVTNDTTGVSDWEVVVFRDNTPNAFALPGGKIGVYTGMFSVAKNKDQLAAVIGHEIGHVIARHGNERVSQNQLTSGSVKILETLGKPTVAGALGMGAKFGVLLPFSRKHETEADLIGLEIMAKAGFDPRESVNLWKNMSALGSGKPSELLSTHPSDETRMRQLNEAMPKAMALYDSAVQSGKKPNCNL; from the coding sequence ATGAAAGGAATCAAAATTCTTTTGTTCATAGTATTGTCATTTGTTCAGTGTAATACTTCCCCAACCGGAAGGCGTCAAATTACCTTAGTTGGTGATGAAGAAATGAATGAAATGGGTGCACAGGCATTTTTAGACCTAAAATCCAAAACACCAATTGATCCAAGACCGAATACAAATGGATATGTTAAGTGTATTGTCCAGAACCAACTCACCGTTACGAATGATACAACAGGTGTGAGTGATTGGGAAGTGGTTGTGTTTCGCGACAACACTCCCAATGCATTTGCGTTACCTGGCGGAAAAATTGGAGTTTATACGGGAATGTTTTCCGTTGCAAAAAACAAAGACCAACTAGCGGCTGTCATTGGACATGAAATAGGCCATGTGATTGCAAGGCATGGAAACGAAAGGGTTTCACAAAACCAATTGACATCAGGATCTGTTAAAATTTTGGAAACACTCGGAAAACCAACTGTGGCTGGCGCATTGGGTATGGGTGCAAAATTTGGAGTTTTGTTGCCATTTTCAAGAAAACATGAAACAGAAGCAGACTTGATTGGGCTTGAAATAATGGCAAAGGCTGGATTTGATCCGAGAGAGAGTGTGAACCTTTGGAAAAATATGAGTGCCCTTGGGAGTGGAAAACCAAGTGAACTTCTTTCGACTCATCCTTCTGACGAGACTAGGATGCGCCAATTGAACGAAGCCATGCCAAAAGCGATGGCCTTGTATGATTCAGCAGTCCAATCAGGGAAAAAACCGAACTGCAATCTGTGA
- a CDS encoding GGDEF domain-containing phosphodiesterase, which translates to MGSPISVLILENDSSSVFDIVREMKANGLSPLYKVVESFGSFESTVLEEDWDAILCSTRKPFHLEISLYLKFLNEKKIDIPVILISDQEDFQKNLQYMKSGVNDIIDRTTLLRLAEVLERERRELVYRKEKNTTETFLFQSLKEIQLQKFALDQANIVSITDANGIITYVNEAFANATGFPVTELLGQNHRILKCQNKTKEEWEKIWESIHKGKVWRGEILNTKKDGSSFWVDTTIVPFIGTDGSVFQYIAIHHDITDRKLAEEQLTHDAFYDNLTGLPNRALYLARIEQKIFSYNIKNDGYPILFCINIDNFKRINHSLGNEAGDKILIIFSQRLKQFSDKEAVITRLGADNFSILLNHLLSIEEAVDYAYRLLEYIGDPIPIGGYEIYLTASCGISGFGLGGKEADVLLRNAEIAMFHAKSQKVGLVSVFNQAMQERIHFQLEIQNDLKKALNQNEISVFYQPILDLKTNKIGHWEALVRWRHPQRGMVSPAEFIPLAEDSGLIVPITRFVLEQSANVIEEVQIKNGKPISIAVNLSPQVFFDQNIFHWIVDLHKQRNIPYTSLQVEITESLAMKNLSETVPILSNLIDIGVKVALDDFGTGFSSLSYLEKLPLSILKIDKSFLNNVHVGSKESFLLISIINMAHDLGYSVVAEGVEELEQLELLKSYQCDEIQGYWLSKPIPFPEIIPFLDQFYQKENQ; encoded by the coding sequence ATGGGAAGCCCAATCAGTGTATTAATCTTAGAAAACGATTCCAGTAGCGTTTTCGATATCGTTCGTGAAATGAAGGCAAATGGCCTTAGCCCACTTTACAAGGTTGTGGAATCGTTTGGTTCGTTCGAATCGACTGTATTAGAAGAGGATTGGGATGCCATCCTATGTAGCACACGAAAACCCTTTCATTTAGAAATCTCTTTGTATCTAAAATTCTTAAATGAAAAAAAAATCGACATCCCTGTCATTTTAATCTCCGACCAAGAAGACTTTCAGAAAAACCTCCAGTACATGAAATCAGGTGTCAACGACATCATCGACCGTACAACATTACTTCGATTGGCTGAAGTGTTAGAACGGGAGAGGAGAGAGCTCGTATATAGGAAAGAGAAGAATACAACGGAAACTTTTTTATTCCAATCCTTAAAGGAAATCCAATTACAAAAATTTGCCTTGGACCAAGCCAATATCGTATCAATCACCGATGCCAATGGAATCATCACCTATGTGAATGAAGCATTTGCGAATGCCACAGGTTTTCCTGTCACAGAGTTACTCGGTCAAAACCACCGCATCCTTAAATGCCAAAATAAAACCAAAGAGGAATGGGAAAAAATTTGGGAATCCATCCACAAAGGTAAGGTTTGGCGTGGAGAAATACTCAACACGAAAAAAGATGGATCAAGCTTCTGGGTCGACACAACGATAGTTCCTTTTATTGGAACCGATGGATCTGTATTCCAATACATCGCCATCCATCACGACATCACAGATCGAAAATTAGCAGAAGAACAACTAACACATGATGCATTTTATGATAACCTCACAGGTTTACCCAACCGAGCTTTGTATCTGGCAAGAATTGAACAAAAAATTTTCTCATACAATATCAAAAACGATGGGTATCCAATTCTTTTTTGTATCAATATCGATAACTTTAAAAGGATCAATCATTCACTCGGAAACGAGGCAGGTGATAAGATCCTCATCATATTCTCCCAAAGATTGAAACAATTTTCTGATAAAGAAGCAGTGATCACTAGACTGGGAGCAGATAATTTCTCCATTCTCCTCAATCACTTACTCTCCATTGAAGAAGCTGTCGATTATGCATACCGTTTGCTTGAATACATTGGTGATCCAATTCCAATCGGTGGTTATGAAATTTATTTAACGGCTTCTTGTGGGATCTCAGGTTTTGGACTTGGTGGAAAGGAAGCTGATGTGTTACTTAGAAATGCAGAGATTGCCATGTTCCATGCAAAATCGCAGAAAGTAGGGCTTGTCTCTGTGTTTAACCAGGCAATGCAGGAAAGAATCCATTTCCAACTGGAAATCCAAAACGATCTTAAAAAAGCTCTCAACCAAAATGAAATTTCAGTCTTTTACCAACCAATTTTAGATTTAAAGACCAATAAAATTGGACACTGGGAAGCGCTCGTTAGGTGGCGCCATCCCCAACGTGGAATGGTGTCTCCGGCAGAATTCATCCCCCTTGCAGAAGATTCAGGACTCATTGTTCCTATTACACGTTTTGTTTTAGAACAAAGTGCAAATGTGATCGAAGAAGTACAGATTAAAAATGGAAAACCGATATCAATTGCCGTCAATTTAAGCCCTCAGGTGTTTTTTGATCAAAACATCTTCCATTGGATTGTAGATTTACACAAACAAAGAAATATTCCCTACACATCCTTGCAGGTAGAAATCACCGAAAGTTTGGCCATGAAAAATTTATCAGAGACTGTACCGATCCTTTCGAATTTGATTGATATTGGTGTCAAAGTTGCTTTGGATGATTTTGGAACCGGCTTTTCTTCCTTATCGTATTTGGAAAAACTTCCACTTTCGATTTTAAAAATTGATAAGTCTTTTTTAAATAATGTTCATGTTGGGTCCAAGGAAAGTTTTTTACTCATTTCCATTATCAATATGGCACACGACCTAGGTTATTCTGTGGTCGCGGAAGGAGTAGAGGAATTAGAACAGTTGGAACTTCTTAAGTCATACCAATGTGATGAAATCCAAGGGTATTGGTTATCAAAACCAATCCCTTTTCCTGAAATCATTCCATTTTTAGATCAGTTTTATCAGAAGGAGAATCAATGA
- a CDS encoding STAS domain-containing protein: MNFTTKQVKNHTVVTLEGSLDIYSAPALKKELHKIIDDGAESVAIDMINIKLLDSSGIALLANLQKKLKSEEGQFFLLNVSQDVMVILKLSSLDKFFTILGAEGELP; the protein is encoded by the coding sequence ATGAATTTCACAACAAAACAAGTTAAAAATCATACAGTTGTTACTCTAGAGGGATCCCTCGATATTTATTCTGCACCCGCACTTAAAAAAGAGCTCCATAAAATCATCGATGACGGAGCAGAATCAGTAGCAATTGATATGATCAATATCAAATTATTGGATTCATCTGGAATCGCCTTACTTGCGAATTTACAAAAGAAACTCAAGTCAGAAGAAGGACAGTTTTTCCTTTTGAATGTCAGCCAAGATGTGATGGTCATTTTGAAACTCTCCAGTTTGGATAAGTTTTTTACCATTCTCGGCGCAGAGGGAGAACTTCCATAA
- a CDS encoding tetratricopeptide repeat protein produces the protein MKKFFFFSLFGFLFLFFAMASEAIVSVKLQELRFGILRDQLMNYELSSQTLRERLKQMFLSKDDYMTEVKVNILESGIMNSETEGLDLKMSWKDRFGLYVINSVRFLNLKSPLELEEQQNTIIRLQFAFYMERTRKYPIASKKYQELEESITSTLSDEMAFTLLHHGYCLVMMGEREKAFVKLNKAIDLFPGSHYAENASLLISFLEDGQKKKEELKSKKKSPEELAYSLFQSGDYEETLKTLESLPVLTNDQSYIKARSMEELGKTSNAVKEYIQLVKQKENKEVAIRANRRLLLIGNFYQENKSLVAFSKEEANKLGDAKAADNIEEGKSLFLKPVIIEKILKTENTSNLSQEETKELNQIKEEIKISLEDSKQEVKNLAAVVSEEKIPLVPETVAEKKIPDPPRNLTQKEEPNLPIKLKVKLRDGREVVCDEVQIEGNLASLKLGTFGLNLPYDLIISVQSTNPKKGKIKLGTSNGIAGESTKWNQNQSGDWILSKDTESSVTRAEVKFFRL, from the coding sequence ATGAAAAAGTTTTTCTTTTTCTCTCTTTTTGGTTTTCTATTTTTGTTCTTTGCTATGGCTTCAGAAGCCATTGTGAGTGTTAAGTTACAAGAATTACGATTTGGAATCTTACGAGACCAACTCATGAATTATGAACTTTCATCCCAAACGTTACGAGAACGTTTGAAACAAATGTTTTTATCCAAAGACGACTATATGACGGAGGTGAAAGTAAATATCCTGGAATCAGGGATCATGAACTCCGAAACGGAAGGTTTGGATTTAAAAATGAGTTGGAAAGATCGATTTGGTCTATATGTGATCAATTCTGTTCGATTTCTCAATTTAAAATCACCTCTAGAGTTAGAAGAACAACAAAATACAATCATTCGTCTCCAATTTGCTTTTTATATGGAACGAACAAGGAAGTATCCCATTGCTTCCAAAAAATACCAGGAATTGGAAGAATCCATCACATCCACTTTATCCGATGAGATGGCTTTCACATTATTACACCATGGATATTGTTTGGTGATGATGGGAGAGCGGGAAAAAGCCTTTGTGAAACTCAACAAAGCAATTGATTTGTTTCCAGGTTCTCATTATGCAGAGAACGCATCTCTTCTCATTAGTTTCCTAGAAGATGGTCAAAAGAAAAAAGAAGAATTAAAATCCAAAAAAAAATCACCTGAGGAACTGGCTTACTCTCTGTTTCAAAGTGGTGATTACGAAGAAACGTTAAAAACCTTAGAAAGTTTACCAGTTTTAACCAATGACCAATCTTATATCAAAGCAAGATCGATGGAAGAACTAGGAAAAACTTCCAATGCGGTAAAAGAATACATCCAGTTAGTCAAACAAAAAGAAAACAAAGAAGTGGCAATCCGTGCCAATCGAAGGTTATTATTAATCGGAAATTTTTACCAGGAAAACAAATCCCTTGTGGCTTTTTCAAAGGAGGAAGCAAATAAACTAGGTGATGCAAAAGCGGCGGATAATATTGAAGAGGGGAAAAGTTTATTTTTAAAACCTGTCATCATCGAAAAAATTCTGAAAACAGAAAACACATCCAATCTATCACAAGAAGAAACAAAAGAACTCAATCAAATCAAAGAAGAAATTAAAATTTCGCTAGAGGATTCGAAACAAGAAGTTAAAAATTTAGCGGCAGTTGTTTCGGAAGAAAAAATCCCTCTTGTACCGGAGACAGTGGCGGAGAAAAAAATCCCAGATCCACCACGAAACCTAACTCAAAAAGAAGAACCAAACCTTCCGATCAAACTAAAAGTAAAATTAAGAGATGGTCGTGAAGTTGTTTGTGATGAAGTGCAAATTGAAGGGAATCTTGCCAGCTTGAAACTAGGAACGTTTGGTTTGAATTTGCCATATGATCTCATTATTTCCGTTCAGTCCACAAATCCCAAAAAAGGAAAAATCAAACTCGGGACAAGTAATGGAATTGCGGGTGAGTCAACAAAGTGGAACCAAAATCAAAGTGGGGATTGGATCCTTTCGAAAGATACGGAAAGTTCTGTCACAAGAGCCGAAGTAAAATTCTTTCGACTCTAA
- a CDS encoding PP2C family protein-serine/threonine phosphatase, whose product MNKSKIKTTNSLRFKIGLFYSLLAFLNIIFFTVMIFENQSDLLLKNFQFQSENLANTILTDIQSIGLSRERDEGFEVFRKTLKLYEISKFSIFDSEGQIIHLEPEVEKNGDPIEESVLKKTKEVSSDKEGNLFKARYSLELNESDFTVNFLLPIRLSDGKEVFLYTHFNISSIQDRLKQLYIQVGYAVIWGVLFHIIFAILVYRAIFKRVGDLEIASKDMATGNLESRVNWKFKSEDELDSLGKSFNQMAEEIQNKVTTITRLNQEINQELQIGKEVQELFLPSVKKFKKFNIGKLYRPMREVSGDLYQYFQVPEQNFYGFFLADASGHGVSAALVTVVMAMSLQAIMKESPSPIHAINSLGEVIANRLQASFFATGVFVVFDEPGVVKFVNAGHNAPFIIRPSTKEVRFIDSSGPPLGMGDDIQYSLDSFPVEPGDKIILYTDGVVETPIKEGGLFGLERFTEIVLENIHLTNAEIVEKAMTLLEEKHEEYKDDVTMLVLDVPE is encoded by the coding sequence GTGAACAAAAGCAAAATCAAAACGACGAATTCCTTACGCTTTAAGATTGGACTCTTTTATTCTCTCTTAGCCTTTCTCAATATCATTTTTTTTACTGTGATGATCTTCGAAAACCAGTCGGATTTGCTCCTAAAAAACTTCCAATTCCAATCTGAAAATTTAGCAAATACCATTCTAACAGACATTCAGTCGATAGGGCTTTCTCGGGAGAGGGACGAAGGTTTTGAAGTCTTCCGAAAAACCTTGAAACTTTATGAAATATCCAAATTTTCCATTTTTGATTCGGAAGGACAGATCATTCATTTGGAACCAGAAGTGGAAAAAAATGGAGATCCGATCGAGGAATCCGTACTCAAAAAAACAAAGGAAGTATCCTCGGACAAAGAAGGAAATTTATTTAAGGCACGTTACAGTCTCGAATTGAACGAATCCGATTTTACAGTGAATTTTCTTTTGCCCATCCGACTCTCCGATGGAAAGGAAGTTTTTTTATACACACATTTTAATATCTCATCCATCCAAGACCGTTTGAAACAACTTTATATCCAAGTTGGGTATGCAGTGATCTGGGGTGTTTTGTTCCACATTATTTTTGCAATCCTTGTCTATCGTGCTATCTTCAAACGAGTAGGTGATTTAGAAATTGCTTCCAAGGACATGGCCACTGGCAATTTAGAATCCCGAGTCAATTGGAAATTCAAAAGTGAAGACGAACTCGACAGTTTAGGTAAGTCATTCAACCAAATGGCAGAAGAAATTCAAAACAAGGTAACAACGATTACGCGACTAAACCAAGAAATCAATCAGGAACTTCAGATTGGAAAGGAAGTTCAGGAATTATTTTTGCCTTCTGTTAAAAAATTCAAAAAATTCAATATTGGAAAATTATATCGACCCATGCGTGAAGTATCAGGTGACTTATACCAATACTTCCAAGTTCCCGAACAGAATTTTTACGGATTCTTTTTGGCAGACGCATCTGGGCATGGAGTGTCTGCAGCACTTGTCACAGTTGTTATGGCAATGTCTTTACAAGCCATCATGAAAGAAAGTCCTTCTCCCATCCATGCCATCAATTCGCTTGGGGAAGTGATTGCCAATCGATTACAAGCATCCTTCTTCGCGACGGGAGTTTTTGTAGTGTTTGATGAGCCTGGTGTGGTTAAATTTGTGAATGCAGGTCATAATGCACCTTTTATCATTCGACCTTCTACAAAAGAAGTCCGATTTATCGATAGTTCAGGTCCACCATTAGGTATGGGGGATGATATTCAATATTCTCTTGATTCCTTTCCTGTGGAACCTGGGGATAAAATCATTCTTTATACTGATGGAGTGGTGGAAACACCGATCAAAGAAGGTGGACTCTTTGGTTTAGAACGATTTACTGAAATTGTTTTAGAAAATATCCATTTGACGAATGCAGAAATTGTTGAGAAGGCGATGACCTTACTCGAAGAAAAACATGAAGAGTATAAGGATGATGTTACCATGCTTGTCCTTGATGTACCAGAATGA